The Labrus bergylta chromosome 14, fLabBer1.1, whole genome shotgun sequence region gtttttttttttgctcttttaacATTGTTTGCCTTTTATTTTAGGTTTGGTAGAAAGACTGTTCTCTTTGCAACCATGGCGGTGCAAACCGTTTTTACCTTTGTTCAAATCTTCTCGTCTTCATGGTTGATGCTTTGTGTCCTGCTCTTTATCGCTGGAATGGGACAGATCTCAAACTATGTGTCTGGTTTTGTGCTGGGTAAATGTGAACTTCTTGTACTCAATctttatttcaatcaatcaatccatctttatttgtatagcgccaattcatgaCAAATGGTATCCTGAGACCCTTGAAAATGGGAAAGGGGGGAAATTCCAATTCAAGCTACTTTTAAACAGTATTAAGTGATTCTGAACTGTATACATGTCAGTCTTGAATGTGTCTTGTTGTATGTACAACTAATTACCAacacttctgtgtttttttttacgcaGGCATTGAGATTTTGACTGGCAGTGTGCGGGTGCTATTCTCATCTATGGGGGTATGTTTGGGCTATGCTGTTGGCTACATGATGCTGCCTCTCTTTGCTTACTATTTAAGGAACTGGAAATCTCTCTTGTTGGCTTTGTCTTTGCCTGGCCTGGCCTACATCCCTCTCTGGTGGTAGGTTGTATTCTTACCATGAATAATGAACATGCATACGTGGTAAGGTAACCTACCTTGCGATTTTGTTCTTGTGAGGAAGCCGACCTGATTCAACTTCTTCTTTATCATGGTATGGTAGGCTCATCCCAGAGTCTCCCAGATGGCTACTCAGTCAGGGAAGagtggaggaggcggaggcCATAGTCAGAAAAGCTGCTAGGTGGAACAAAGTGGAGGCTCCACaggtcatttttgaaaaatgcaGCTCTCATGTAAGTCTGCTTTGTTTAAATTACTTCAACTTGTGtgcttgaaaatacaaacattgtttttacaaTTTAACGTGAATGTCTGCACCAAATATActggggaggggagagaggggagggcaAAATAAGGTGAGAAAAGGGTGAGACAAGAGGTTTTATGTCTTGCAGGTTGATGAGGTTAAGACACAACAAAAGGAACATCACAATGTATCCAGTCTGCTGAGGACAAACAACATCAGAAACACAACTTTGATCCTGGGCCTTGTGTGGTAAGTATCAAGGCAAGGCATGTCTTACTTCAAATCAATACATTGAAAAAATAATCAAGAGCTGCCTATTATGCTATGGGTTTACCTTAAGTTTTATTATACCTTTCAAACATTTCCTTTGCCTGCATCTCCCCAGGTTTACCCTGAGTACTGGATACTTTGGCCTGTCCCTGAACACATCTCGGCTTCATGCTGACCCCTATCTCAGCtgcttcatttcagctgctgtagAGGTACCAGCCTACATCGCCTGCTGGCTTGCGCTGCAATACATTCCACGAAGAGTGTCTACAATCTGTGTCCTGCTCCTCGGAGGAGTCTCACTGTACTTGATTCAACTGATACCACAAAGTAAGCAGTATTGTGTTACATGAAGGTGCTGATATTTCCAAGCAAATATCATCaggtgttaaaaaaaggaactgaGATTTAGCAGTGCACACCTCAAACAatctcatgtttttaaaaagtgactaAAAAGTGATGATGGAGATattgaatacctactaacttaatgaggaggatgatgatggtctcgatattattgatgatgatgatgatggtaatgacgatggttttactttaataacgacgacttataagatggtttctatactgattagagctctcgaactaccgtcaatgttgtgctttgcctctgtgcaatgcctgtcagcacctgtgtgtccaatcggactcaaagttGATCgcttgcacttactgacatagttcccttttttctagatccttgcttgtgttgtacttactctctgatgtacgtcgctttggataaaagcgtctgctaagtgaattgtagaattgtagaatatttaATCTATTATAGGGCATTTATTTAAGAACtttaaaagaggaagaaggtAAGGTACTCCTGAAATCCCACAACAAACCGTGTCTTACTTTTCAGGTTTACAAAGTCTCTCTGTTGCACTGGAGATGCTGGGGAAATTTGGTATTACCAGTGGTTCATCCCTGATGTATAGTTACACAGCAGAGCTTTACCCGACAGGGCTCAGGAACACTGCGACTGGAACATGTACCACTCTTGCCAGAGTGGGCAGCTGCATTGCACCTTTTTTATTACAGCTGAGTAAGTAAACTCAATAGTAATGACAACAACTTACCTACCCTTAAGATTCAAGTGCAACACTAATATTTTTATCCATGTCTGTAGGATTCCTTCTCATCCttatttcttcctctccttgttCAGGCTTGGACTTTAAGAACCTTCCATACATCATTTTGGGGACTCTGTGTGTTGTGTCGGCCTTTGCTACTCTCTTCCTGCCAGAGAGCTTTAGACGACCTCTTCCTGAAACTATTCAACAGATGCATAAGAGAGGAAGGTAGGTTGTTTGAAGAATACATTCATAAACTTCTCCTTTATCAAATCAGATCGTCAGACAGTGATCATTTATATTCTTCTCTCTTTAAtgattttatgaaatgttttatgaAGTCTAGAATTATTCAATTATAACCCTCCAGACACCAAGTTCAGATTATTCCTGAGAGCTTAATTGATTTCTGAATGTCATTAGGACTGTCAATTTAACATTTCATCGTGTCTGCTGATGTTCACAATTCCACAGTGTAGTAATGAAGTATCCTCACATTTCTTAACACTTTGCTTAGTTCTGCTTTTTAGTTAAATTCTTCATACTGCAGGTGTGGATTTATAAAAAAAcgaaaatgtaatgtaaagtGATACATGTAAGAAGACTTTTGTGATTAAATGAACTATCTTAACATGATTATATATTTTCCAAAATTGAAGTCGATTAATTTTAAAAGACTGTGTATTgaaatatttagatttattgtggatttaattttttttaattaaaaaactatGCCCAAAAAAGCATGTCCCCAGTTTTCATGTCACTACTAAAACCTCAAGAATTTTAGTGCCTTGCCTCAGCCTGGATTTAAGCCACACCCCCTGCATTTTTGACCTGGAAGTGAAACTGCATCCCTGTCCCCTCATGGCTACAGCTGTATCCCATCATTTTGACATAAGttaaaaagtctgaaaataAGTGTGTGACTTTAGAAATGGTCACGTCCGGACACATTTTCTTCAATTCAGTAcac contains the following coding sequences:
- the LOC109987308 gene encoding organic cation/carnitine transporter 2-like; its protein translation is MKDYDESSAFLGQWGCFQQVVFFVLAASTIPNGSGVFSIVFLADIPRHHCLVPDANLTEDWLNAVIPIEVTDGEEERSSCSRYRLDVVKNLSSQGLIPGRDINLTQLEQESCVDGWSYSKDIYQSTIVSEFDLVCSEQWKQPFTSTVVFLGVLIGSFISGQLSDRFGRKTVLFATMAVQTVFTFVQIFSSSWLMLCVLLFIAGMGQISNYVSGFVLGIEILTGSVRVLFSSMGVCLGYAVGYMMLPLFAYYLRNWKSLLLALSLPGLAYIPLWWLIPESPRWLLSQGRVEEAEAIVRKAARWNKVEAPQVIFEKCSSHVDEVKTQQKEHHNVSSLLRTNNIRNTTLILGLVWFTLSTGYFGLSLNTSRLHADPYLSCFISAAVEVPAYIACWLALQYIPRRVSTICVLLLGGVSLYLIQLIPQSLQSLSVALEMLGKFGITSGSSLMYSYTAELYPTGLRNTATGTCTTLARVGSCIAPFLLQLSLDFKNLPYIILGTLCVVSAFATLFLPESFRRPLPETIQQMHKRGSLKWPIISRKQHSKPGLPFETKL